CCATGTAATCCTCGGCAAGGCCGTGATGGAATACGATGTCATTGATTATTGAGCCGGCCTTGACCGCAAATGCCAGGACAAAAAGGTAAAGCCAGTCACTTTCTGCTTTGTACTCAGAGTAAATAAAGCTTGCGAAGAACAGCATGACAAATGCAAATCCCGTGACATAGATGATATTTACAAGTATTTTCGCGTCGCCCAGTGATATTCCGTCTATCATCGGCATGATGCCAAAAGCCAGGATCATGTGCAATTTATTGTATTTGTCAGCCAGCGCATAAATCAAGGCCGCGGAGACTATTGCCCAAAATGCCCTGCCCCTTGCTGTTTTCCATGTAAAGGCATTATAAACTGAAGTAAGGCCAGCCAGAATAAAAAAGGTGTATGTTGCAATCTTGAGGTATCCGAGCTTATGCAAATAGCTGTAATAAAGGATGCCCATTAGGATTATGAAGGCAATTGCAACAATTTGCACATGTTGGGTAATTTGTTGTTTTGGCTTCATTGACATCACTCTCTTTACTTGTTGTTGGAGGTAATAACTGGAAGCAGCTTGCCGGACTTGGTTCGCTTTATGCTTTTCACGCGCCTGATTTCAATTTTCTTAAAATGCCCCAGGGAGGCAAATTTTTTCTGGATCATTAGGTCATTCTTGCTGTTGTAATGGGTATCCGCGACAAGGTTAATTATCAATTCTCCTTCGCGCTTTTGCTGAATCTGGTACTCCATGATGTGTTCACTTTCCAGGATGTGCTGTGCCAGCCCAGTGAGGCTTATTGTTTGGCCCGAATCCAATTTGATGTAAGAGCTTGCCCTGCCGGACAATCCAGTTAGCAGCGGGAAATTGATTCCACAGCTACAGCGGTGCTTGGCAATGGATGCAGTATCCCCCATATTATACCTGATTAGCGGCATGGCGAAGTTGTTTAGCCCTGATACGACAACGGTCCCCACTTTTCCAGGAGGCACTGGCTTGCCATTGTCCAATATTTCAACAATTATGGAATCTGAATTAATGTGCATGCCATTATGTTCTGGACATTCCCAGGCGATCCTGCCAAATTCCCAGCAGTCATATACATTTGTTGGCTCTACTCCAAAAGCTTTTTTGATATTCTTTCGCATTTGCGGGAACATCATTTCTGAATTAGTGAAAATTGCTTTTGGCCTGTACATTTTTATATGGTGTTCAATTGCATACAATGCAATAAGATTTAGCCTGCTTGGGTAGCCGTCAAGAACTTCAGGCTTTTCCTTCTGAAGTATTCTGACGCACTCTTGCATAGTGGCTGTAAATGGGATGCCGACCTTTCTGAGCATTCCTAATGCATTTGCCTTGTCTTTCCTCGGTGGGTGATAACCTGCGGTGCCGATTTTGTCAAAGATATTATAGCCATGC
This genomic stretch from Candidatus Woesearchaeota archaeon harbors:
- a CDS encoding phenylacetate--CoA ligase family protein produces the protein MKNTDDRPDAGINLLPSGNNGILDFLGSKLWEFDILRHYRKIKKNLGLTSGELEKYQDEKFRKIILHAYLTVPFYRKALDKEGVSPQSVKGVADIYKLSIISKEELRAMPPQQILSSKFAKSTLISVNTGGSTGKPFRVYLSKAENKVRIAEGYRIFALHGYNIFDKIGTAGYHPPRKDKANALGMLRKVGIPFTATMQECVRILQKEKPEVLDGYPSRLNLIALYAIEHHIKMYRPKAIFTNSEMMFPQMRKNIKKAFGVEPTNVYDCWEFGRIAWECPEHNGMHINSDSIIVEILDNGKPVPPGKVGTVVVSGLNNFAMPLIRYNMGDTASIAKHRCSCGINFPLLTGLSGRASSYIKLDSGQTISLTGLAQHILESEHIMEYQIQQKREGELIINLVADTHYNSKNDLMIQKKFASLGHFKKIEIRRVKSIKRTKSGKLLPVITSNNK